One region of candidate division TA06 bacterium genomic DNA includes:
- a CDS encoding protein-glutamate O-methyltransferase CheR: protein MIFKDAITDPQLMELAKMINADTGFDVLQYKERPLKRRLAVRLRACQLSTYQEYAQRLVQDKSEYPKLLDALTINVTNFYRNPETFKTVSARVLPLLAVQGEQSRPLTIWSAGCSSGEEAYSLAILWREFAAGNGVNRPYRIIATDIDRVSRAKAKQGIYDQNSMNEIPSELIKKYFKLVPPNYILDEEIKRMVEFRHFDLFEPSPFSELDMIFCRNVLIYFSRQAQEYIFDSFRKSLRSGGFLVLGKVETLFGKAKECFSPFDLKERIYQLNG from the coding sequence ATGATATTCAAAGACGCCATCACCGATCCCCAGCTGATGGAACTGGCCAAAATGATAAATGCCGACACCGGCTTTGACGTTCTGCAGTACAAGGAGCGGCCGCTTAAAAGGCGTTTGGCTGTCAGGCTCAGGGCCTGCCAGCTCAGCACTTATCAGGAATACGCCCAAAGGCTGGTCCAGGACAAATCCGAATATCCCAAACTCCTGGATGCTCTGACCATCAATGTCACCAATTTTTACCGTAATCCCGAAACTTTTAAAACGGTCTCGGCCAGAGTCCTGCCGCTGTTGGCCGTCCAAGGCGAACAGAGCCGCCCCCTGACAATTTGGAGCGCCGGTTGCTCCTCAGGCGAAGAAGCTTACAGCCTGGCCATCCTGTGGCGGGAGTTTGCCGCCGGGAACGGCGTTAATCGCCCCTACCGGATCATTGCCACCGACATCGACCGCGTCAGCAGGGCAAAGGCCAAGCAGGGAATATACGACCAGAACAGCATGAACGAAATTCCCTCCGAACTGATAAAAAAATATTTCAAGCTTGTACCCCCAAACTATATCCTGGACGAAGAAATCAAGAGGATGGTTGAATTCCGCCATTTTGACCTGTTTGAACCTTCTCCGTTTTCGGAACTGGATATGATATTTTGCCGCAATGTGCTGATTTATTTTTCCCGGCAGGCCCAGGAATATATATTTGACAGTTTCCGGAAAAGCCTTAGATCCGGAGGATTTTTAGTGCTGGGCAAGGTGGAAACCCTGTTCGGTAAAGCCAAGGAATGTTTTTCCCCTTTTGACCTTAAGGAACGCATCTACCAGCTGAACGGATAA